AGACATACCAATAGCCAGCGAATCGAATACAATCTTGCGTTTCAAGCGAAATATCCCCCGGTGGAAATGCAGCAGTTCGTCCTTATCACTGAACAACTTAAACTGCCATATCAGCGATATGACCTGCGCCACAATCGTAGCAATAGCCGCCCCGCGAATACCCCAACCGAATCCGTAAATAAATACAGGATCCAGAATAGTATTGACAACCACCGTGGCTATGGTGGCATACATTGCTTTCTGCGGATGCCCGGAGGAACGCAACACCGCATTCAATCCCAAATAAAGATGGGTAACCGCATTTCCTAAAAGAATGATCTGCATATAATCCCTCGCATAGCCTATCGTCTGATCACTTCCCCCAAAGAAAAAAAGAATGGGGTCGAGAAAAGCCAATACGATAACGGTAAAAGCTACCCCCAACAGGATATTCAGCACAAAGACATTGCCCAGCACACGCTGTGCCGTATCATAATCTTTCTGCCCCAGTTTGACGGAAATCAGCGTAGATGCTCCTACCCCTACAAGAGAGCCAAAAGCCGCAGCAAGGTTCATCAACGGAAAGGTCAGGGCCAATCCTGAAATAGCCATCGTACCCACACCATGACCAATGAAGATACTATCCACCATATTATATAAAGAAGATGCCGTCATGGCGATAATTGCCGGAACAGCATACTGCATCAGCAGTTTTCCTATACTATCCGTACCCAGCGCTGTGGGAGTCTTTTGTCCTGTCATACTATACCTATTTCATTTGTCGAGGGTGCAAAGGTACGCATTTCTGAAAACAAAGCCGATTGTAATACTAAGAAAACTTTCAGTCATGGAGTGAGATGCTTTCCGGTTCCGGCAAGAAAGTTACCGTACGCTATATTTAGAAGAAAAGTTCGCATATCTGAAAAATGTTTCGTATTTTTGCGACCAAATTGAGTGAAATATAGCGAAATGAACGTATTAGAACTAAGTGAACAAGAAATCATTCGTCGCAACAGCATGAATGAACTTCGCGCGATGGGTATCGAACCCTATCCCGCAGCAGAGTATGTAACAAACGCCTTCTCTACCGATATCAAAACCGAATTCAAAGACGATGAAGAGCCGCGCCAAGTGTCCGTAGCCGGCCGTATGATGAGCCGCCGTGTAATGGGTAAAGCATCATTCATTGAACTTCAGGATTCCAAAGGACGTATCCAAGTATATATTACCCGTGATGATATTTGTTCGGAAGAAGATAAAGAAATGTACAACACAGTGTTCAAACGTTTGCTCGATTTAGGTGACTTCATCGGCATCGAAGGTTTCGTATTCCGCACGCAAATGGGCGAAATAAGCATTCATGCCAAGAAACTGACTGTGCTTGCCAAAAGCCTTAAGCCATTGCCTATCGTGAAGTATAAAGACGGTGTGGCTTATGACTCTTTTGAAGACCCGGAACTCCGCTATCGCCAACGCTATGTCGATCTCATCGTGAATGACGGTGTAAAGGAAACCTTCCTGAAACGTTCTACCATCATCAAAACACTGCGTGCCGCTTTGGACGAAGCCGGATATACGGAAGTAGAAACTCCTATACTGCAATCCATTGCCGGTGGTGCAAGCGCACGTCCCTTCACTACCCACCATAACTCACTGGACATTGACCTATACCTGCGCATTGCTACCGAGCTCTATCTGAAACGTCTGATTGTAGGCGGTTTTGAAGGCGTATATGAAATCGGTAAGAATTTCCGCAATGAAGGCATGGACAAGAACCATAACCCCGAGTTCACCTGCATGGAATTGTACGTACAATATAAGGATTACAATTGGATGATGAGTTTCACCGAGAAGCTGCTGGAACGTATCTGCATTGCCGTGAACGGTTGTCCGGAAACGGAAATAGACGGCAAAACCATCAGTTTTAAGGCCCCCTACCGCCGCCTGCCCATTCTGGAGGCTATCAGAGAAAAGACAGGTTATGACCTTGAAGGCAAGAATGAAGATGAAATACGCCAGGTATGCAAGGCGCTGAAAATGGAAATTGATGACACCATGGGCAAGGGAAAACTGATAGACGAAATCTTCGGTGAATTCTGTGAAGGTACTTTCATACAGCCTACTTTTATCACTGATTATCCGGTAGAGATGAGTCCACTCACCAAGATGCACCGCAGCAAACCGGGGCTGACCGAACGCTTCGAACTGATGGTAAACGGCAAAGAACTGGCCAACGCATATAGTGAGTTGAATGACCCGATCGATCAGGAAGAACGCTTCAAAGACCAGTTGAAACTGAGCGAAAAAGGAGATGACGAAGCCATGTTCATCGACCAAGACTTTCTGAAAGCACTTCAATATGGTATGCCGCCCACTTCAGGTATCGGTATCGGTATAGACCGTCTGACGATGTTGATGACGGGTAAAGCATTTATTCAAGAGGTACTTTTCTTCCCGCAAATGCGCCCGGAGAAAGTGACTCCGAAAGATACTCCCGCCAAATTCATGGAGCTGGGAATCCCCGAAACTTGGATACCCGTAATCCAAAAAGCCGGCTATAATCTGGTAAGTGACATGAAAGATGTAAACCCGCAGAAACTCCACATGGACATCTGCGACATCAACAAGAAATATAAATTGGAACTGACAGCTCCGACCGTGAACGAAGTGGCCAACTGGATCAGTTCAATTAAAAATTAAGAATTAAAAATTAAAACTAAGATAAGTAAGATTAAAAGGTAAAAGGGGAGAAGGCAAACCTTTACCCCCTTTTAATTTTTAATTTTTAATTATTAATTATCATGAAACTACCCGGTAAGATAGCCATCATGGGCGGAGGAAGTTGGGCAACTGCCATTGCCAAAATGGTACTGTCCCAAGCGGATTCGATAAATTGGTATATGCGGCGAGATGACCGTATCTCCGACTTCAAGCGACTTGGACACAACCCTGCCTATCTGACAGCCGTAAAGTTCGACATCAAGCGTATCAACTTCAACTCTAATATCAACGATGTGGTGAAAGAGTCTGATACACTCATCTTCGTGACTCCTTCCCCTTATCTGAAGGTTCATCTGAAGAAACTGAAGACTAAAATCAAGGATAAGTTTATCATTACTGCCATCAAGGGCATTGTTCCCGATGACAATCTAATCGTATCAGAATACTTCACCAAAGAGTATGGCGTGCCGGCTGAAAACATTGCTGTATTGGCAGGTCCCTGCCACGCAGAAGAAGTAGCCCTGGAACGTCTTTCTTATTTGACCATCGCCTGTCCGGATACCGATAAAGCATGTACCATCGCCCGCCAACTGGCAAGTTCGTTCATCAAAACATCAGTCAGCAATGATGTTGCGGGCATCGAGTACAGCTCCGTACTAAAAAATGTATATGCCATAGCTGCCGGTATATGCAGCGGTCTGAAGTACGGAGATAACTTTCAAGCCGTATTGATGTCCAATGCCGTACAAGAAATGAACCGCTTCCTGCAAACCGTCCATCCTCTGGACCGTAACGTCAACGATTCGGTCTATCTGGGCGATCTGTTGGTAACAGGATATTCCAACTTCAGCCGCAACCGTACATTCGGAACGATGATAGGCAAAGGCTATTCCGTAAAAAGCGCACAAATAGAGATGGAAATGATTGCCGAAGGTTACTATGGAACCAAATGCATCAAGGAAATCAATAAGCACTATCACGTAAATATGCCTATCGTAGATGCTGTCTATAACATCTTGTATGAACGCATTTCGCCGATGATAGAAATCAAGCTGTTGACGGACTCGTTCAGATAAGGTCTGCAATACAAAAATTATAAACCAAAGTACCCCCAAACCTCCTCTCCCCCCTATGGGGAGAGACCGGGGAAGAGGCTCTAAAAAATGACATTATGATTAGTTTGAACATTGAAAAGACTTTTGGATTCATATCCAAAGAAAACGTTTTCGCCTATGAAGCCCAAGTAAAGGCTGCACAGGAGGCATTGGAGAAAGGAACCGGCAAAGGTAACGATTTTCTGGGATGGCTGCATCTGCCCTCTTCCATTACAAAAGAGCACTTGGCCGACCTGAAAGCTACTGCACAAACATTGCGTGACAATTGCGAAGTTGTGGTAGTTGCCGGCATTGGCGGAAGCTACCTTGGCGCACGTGCGGTAATCGAGGCTTTGTCAAACAGCTTCACCTGGTTGCAAGACAAGAAGACTGCTCCCGTTATTCTGTATGCAGGACACAATATCGGCGAAGATTATCTGTACGAACTTACCGAATACTTGAAAGACAAGAAATTCGGCGTCATCAACATCTCTAAATCAGGTACAACCACCGAGACAGCTTTAGCCTTCCGCCTGCTGAAGAAGCAATGTGAAGACCAGCGCGGCAAGGACACCGCCAAGAGAGTGATCGTAGCCATTACAGATGCCAAGAAAGGTGCTGCCCGCGTAACCGCCGACAATGAAGGCTACAAATCTTTCATCATTCCCGATAATGTAGGAGGACGTTTCTCCGTACTGACACCGGTGGGATTGCTGCCCATCGCAGTGGCAGGTTTCGATATCGAAAAGCTGGTGGCCGGTGCAGCATCCATGGAGAAGGCTTGCGGACAAGATATTCCTTTTGCCGAAAATCCTGCCGCAATTTATGCCGCTACCCGCAATGAACTCTACAAGAACGGTAAAAAGATTGAGATCCTTGTGAACTTCAACCCCAAATTACACTATGTAAGCGAGTGGTGGAAGCAGCTTTACGGTGAATCGGAAGGCAAAGAAAACAAGGGCATCTTCCCTGCCGCAGTAGATTTCTCTACCGATCTCCACTCTATGGGGCAATGGATTCAGGAAGGTGAGCGCAGCATCTACGAAACCGTAATCTCCGTAGAAAAGACACAGCACTCCCTGCAAGTTCCTTCTGACGGGGCTAACCTTGATGGCCTGAACTTCCTTGCAGGCAAGCACGTGGATGAAGTCAACAAGATGGCAGAACTGGGAACCCAACTTGCCCATGTTGACGGCGGTGTGCCCAACATGCGCATCGTCATTCCCGCGTTAAACGAAGAAAGCATCGGCAGCTTGCTGTATTTCTTTGAAAAGGCCTGTGGCATCAGCGGTTATATCTTAGGCGTCAATCCATTTAACCAGCCAGGTGTGGAGGCATACAAGAAGAATATGTTCGCTCTGCTGAACAAGCCGGGCTACGAAGCCGAATCCAAGGCTATCCAAGCAAGACTGTAAACCAGCGAACTCAAATATCTTAGTCAGGTGCAGAAACATTCTCTGCACCTGATTTTTTATATCTTTGCACTCCCTAAACAATAGATACTTATGTTTGAAGAATCCATCGCCCGCTATTTAGAAAAGCACGGGCATTCCAATATCCGGTTAAAAGCCGTCCTATTCGACATGGACGGCGTATTGTTCAATTCCATGCCCTATCACGCCGATGCATGGCACAAGGTCATGGAGCACCATGGCCTGCACCTGAGCCGTGAAGAAGCTTACATGCATGAAGGACGTACGGGAGCCGCCACCATCAACATCGTCTATCAACGCCAATATGGCAAAGACGCCACCCCTGAAATGATAGAAAGCATCTATGCTGAAAAAAGCGCAGAATTCAACAAGCATTCCGAGCCCGAACGCATGACCGGCTCTTGGGAGGTATTACAGAAGATAAAGGAGGCAGGATTAATCCCCGTATTGGTGACAGGCTCCGGTCAACACTCTCTGTTAGAACGTCTTGCCCACAACTTCCCCGGCATGTTTCAGCGTGAACGCATGGTGACGGCTTTTGACGTGAAATACGGCAAGCCCCATCCCGAACCTTACCTGCTGGGGCTGGAGAGGGTCGGCGTAAAAGCCAACGAAGCCATCGTCGTTGAAAACGCCCCTATCGGCGTACAAGCCGGAGTGGCAGCGGGCATATTCACCGTAGCTGTCAATACCGGCCCGCTGGACAAGCAAGTATTGCTGGATGCAGGTGCGGATTTACTGTTTTCTTCTATGCAGGATTTCTGTGACAATTGGGAGAAGCTACACGGCAAGTTAAACCGACTGCACACTCCACTTCCCTATTAATTAATCAACCTACCGCCCGCTTATCCCGAAGGATTGTTTCCATGCTTCCGACGCAGGAAAACAAATGATATAACGTTCGTCACCAAGCCTGTCAAGCTGTTGGCAAAGGACTGCCGACATATTGGCAAACCTTTGCCAACACAGATGCAAAGACTGGCAAAACAAGCATAAGTAAATCAACTCATTACAATCTGTGACGGCTGCGACCTGCAACCGGATACTCCTTGCCTGCATAGGATGGTAAAGACATTGAAGAAACATTGAAGCATTAAAAAGCAAGCATATAACAAAAGAAAAATCCTCAATAATCAACAAATTATCAAGGATTCTCTTAGTGACCCCGGTGAGATTCAAACTCACGACCTTCAGAACCGGAATCTGACGCTCTATTCACTAAGCTACGGAGCCGAATACGGATGCAAAAGTATAAAAAATCTCATCATGTTCCTAACGTTCGGATGTTTTTTCCATCATACCGCCAACACAATCCATTGTTATTTTGAAATTATTAAATGTATTCATATATACATTTTGTTCTTTTTTCATCCAAAAAACAATCAAGTATAGATATTATTCCTATCTTTGCCGTACAATTTAATAGAAGACATATACAATAAACCTATGAGCTATCTGATAAAACCTGAAGGATACAAGCCTTTATTGGACTTAAAACAAACGGAATTAGGCATCAAACAGATCAAGGAGTTTTTCCAGCTAAACCTTTCCTCCGAACTGCGCCTGAGGCGTGTCACAGCTCCGCTTTTCGTGCTTAAAGGCATGGGAATCAATGATGATCTCAACGGAGTGGAACGTGCCGTCTCTTTTCCTATCAAAGATTTAGGCGATGCGCAGGCAGAGGTGGTGCACTCTCTTGCCAAATGGAAACGGCTGACGCTTGCCGAATACCACATTGAACCCGGCTATGGCATCTATACCGACATGAACGCCATCCGTGCGGATGAAGAACTGGGAAATCTCCACTCCCTCTATGTAGATCAATGGGACTGGGAACGTGTCATTACAGCCCAAGACCGCAATGTGGAGTTTCTCAAAGAAATAGTGACCCGCATCTATGCCGCTATGGTGCGCACCGAATACATGGTCTATGAAATGTACCCGCAAATCAGACCTTGCCTGCCACAGAAGCTGCACTTCATCCACGCGGAAGAATTACGCCAGCTATATCCGGGTTTAGAGCCGAAATGCCGTGAACACGCCATAGCCAAAAAGTTCGGAGCAGTATTCATTATCGGTATCGGATGCAAGTTGAGTGACGGCAAGAAGCATGACGGACGTGCTCCTGACTATGATGACTACACCACCTCCGGCTTGAATGGCCTGCCGGGTCTGAACGGCGACCTGCTTTTGTGGGATCATGTATTGCAACGCAGTATTGAACTTTCTTCCATGGGCATCCGTGTCGATAAAGCAGCCTTGCTTCGCCAGCTAAAAGAAGAAGATGAAGAAAAACGTTTGGAACTATACTTCCACAAACGCCTGATGAACGACACTCTTCCGCTATCCATCGGCGGCGGCATCGGACAGTCGCGCCTGTGTATGTTCTATCTGCGCAAGGCGCATATCGGCGAAATACAAGCCAGTATCTGGCCTGAAGATATGCGTCAGGAATGCAAAGCACACGACATTCATTTAATCTGATATCAACATCTGTTGCCATAGAATAAAGTTCATCCCGTAAAAGGTTGAACTTTATTTTTTTATTTTGTACTTTAGCGTCCTAAACCGCTAACAAAATCAATTATGAACGTTCAGATAGAAGAAAGCTGGAAAGCACACTTGCAACCCGAATTTGAGAAAGAATATTTCAGTACACTCACCGAGTTCGTACGCGAAGAATATAAGCATGGTCCCGTATATCCTCCGGGAAGATTGATTTTCAATGCCTTCAACCTCTGCCCTTTCGATAAAGTAAAAGTTGTGATAATCGGACAAGACCCTTATCATGGCCCGGGACAAGCACACGGACTCTGCTTCTCCGTGAATGACGGAGTATCTTTTCCGCCTTCTTTAGTCAATATATTCAAAGAAATCAAGAATGATATCGGTACAGATGCTCCGAATACCGGCAATCTGACCCGATGGGCAGAACAAGGCGTATTATTGCTCAACGCCACACTCACCGTACGCGCGCATCAAGCCGGATCACACCAAAACCGTGGTTGGGAAGCATTTACTGATGCAGCCATCCGCACCTTGGCCGAAGAAAAAGAGCATCTTGTATTTATCTTATGGGGAGCCTATGCACAGCGCAAGGGTGCTTTCATTGACCGAAGCAAACATCTGGTGCTGGCTTCTGCGCATCCGTCTCCCCTTTCCGCTTACAACGGATTCTTTGGCAACAAACATTTCAGCAAAACAAACGAATACCTGAAAGAGCACGGAGAAAAAGAAATAGTGTGGTAAAATAGGCGCTTCGCCTTTATTTACGATCTGAAGAACAACCAAATACAGGAGATAGATTCATTAATACCATTGGATATTAGTCTGTGTCTGACTCCTCTGTTCCCACTTCAAGTCTTGCAAAATCTGTGCAGTGGCACGAATCGTGAAGTTGTAGTATCTGTAATTTCCGAAAGGAGCAAGACTGGCAGTCATAGTGAAGCAGTGCAAGTCACGAGTTATGTTGAAAACTGTATTCGTTATCTTTTTCGCATTGAAATCATAGCCGGAATTAAAATTCACCGCCCATTTATTGGTAAGTTTAATGTTTCCGTTAATATTAAGGGCATTCAATGAAACCTTGTAGGGATAACGCATACTTTCCCGATTAATGGGCTTACTCTGATCTTCCGTAATATTGAAGCCCGTACTCAGGCTGACAGACCATGGCATGTTAAAGGCTTGGTAACCATCTGCGTCAGCCGTTGCCTTTTTTGTTTTCTTTTCCGGCAAACCTCCTCCGGCATTTTCATCATCCACAGCCTCATCCCCCTCTTCACTATTTGTCTTTTTCTTATCATCCTTCCCGTCATTCTTCCCAAAAAGTTTTTTGAAAGTGTCATTGTTGAGAGTGTAACTAAAAGAAGTTCCATATCCCGACCAACGCCCAAAACGTCCGTAGGACCACTCTGTACGGTTGCCTACATATACTTCTCCATTCTTGTCAAACTCATAGGCATAAGTGGCAAAAGTAGAGGCCATGCTGAAGGTATAGTTCTTCCCTAATTTCAGACGAAGATTCAAGCTCAAATCACTCCACGGCCTTGTTTGTGCAGCCATATTATAGCTGATGCTGGCGCCCAGCTCATCTATCAGGCTCACTTTGCGGATGGAGTCATTCTTGTCCTTATACTTCATCTCCAGATTATTGGAAATACTGAAGTTAATGCTTCCTTGCTTCCCGCCACTCGGTACGCCAAACGGCTGTCCATCATAAAAAGAATATCTGACCGTATCACGCACTCCGGCCGTAGTTTCCTTGATGTAAGTATCATAATATCCATAGTGCGAAGAAGTAAAGTCCGGAGCTGCACTGATACTCACCGAAGGAGTGATGACATGGCGAATCTGTATGGCTTTCTTCGGTAAGAACAAAGGCTTATACATTCCGTAAATTTTAGTATTGATTCCCAGACTGGCATTGTAATTATAGACGCGGTGAAAACCATAAATAGTATCTTTCACCACAGCTTGGGATGCCATATCCCAGTCTTGGGCTATTTTCCGAGTGTACCAACGTTCTGTATAGCTGACCGATGGAGTCAGATTAAAATGCTTAAACAGAGTGAATGTGGCACTAATGGGGATGTCATGCTGCATACCGTTCTCCCAATCTCGTATCAAATTGGACTTAAACAAACGGTCATCCTTTGTTCTGATACTGTTCTTCATGCGTCCGGTATAACGTATCGAAATCTTCTCATACCACTTTTCATCGCCCACGGGATGCTTCCGTTTGAAAGGGAAAAGGGTGCTGAGTGATATATTAAGATCGGGCAAGGTCACGGCAATGGAAGAATCCTTCATGTTCTGAGCTATGTTTCCCGATGCCGAGATAGATAATTTCTGGTCGGGGAAGTTACGTGAATAACTGACACTGGAGGTTTTGGTATTCTGCGACATCGCCTGAGCATTATACAAATTACCGATGTTAGTACGTTCATAACTGCTGGTAGCAAAGTTCACACTGGCAGAAAAGGTTGAGTTCGGGCTTGCCTTTGCATCTTGGCGATGAGACCATACTACCTTAAAATCTTTGGCCACCGAATAGTCCGGTAACCCCTTATCTCCGGTTTTCGTAACTTGATAACTTGCCTGCAACAGACCGGAATATTTATATCGGCGCACATAATTGGATTCAGCATTCAATGCCCAGGAACCTTTCGTAAAGATATCCGCCCTCAACTTCAAATCCATTTTATCACTGATGGCAAAATAATACCCGCCATCCGTAAGGCCAAAGCCGCGATTGGAGTCATCCATATAGGTAGGCATCAGGAAACCGGACTGATAGCTGCTGGAGAACGGAAAGAAAAAGAACGGAACCGCCAAAGGCAAGGGGACATCTTCCACTACCAAATAAGCAGGACCCGTCACCACATTCTTTTTGGGACGTACCTTGGCATAAGTCATCTGCATATAGAAGTGAGGATGGTCATGGTGGTCACAGGTGGTATAGCGTCCGCTTTTCATATAGAGTTCGTCATTGCTCCCCTTCTTTGCATTGTTACCTGTCACATAACCTTCACCTTGCTGGCTCACCACATTACTGATAATACCTTTCTTACTCTTGAAATTATAACGGATTGTATCTGTTTCATAAGAAGTATCACCATCCTTAAAGACCGGACGGCCTTTCACTGCGCCTAACGAGTCTGCCACTCCATGAGCAAAAACCGTGCTGTTATCCATATCCATGGAAATGACATCGGCATTCAGATCCGAACCGGGATAAGCAACCTTGCCTTGTCCGTAAAGGTTGGCTATTCCTCCTTGCGTAAATACAATAGAGTCCGTGGCTTCATAAGTAACCGGAGCATCAAGCGCCTGCTTTTTAGGCGCAACGGCCGGCAATGTGTCCCGGCGTACCTGGTCTTCCGGCAAGGTATCTCGCTTCTGTAAAGAATCTGCGACCTGGCTTACAGGCGGCGTTATCCTCCTCCCACGACGCTGAGATACAGCTCTACCGGAGAGAAGAAGCAAGACAAATAGTAGCATGAATGATATGAATGTATTTGCTTTCAATGGCGTCATTAACTTTATAGTTTACGCTTGAAGCGACAAAAGTACGTAATTAATATGGATAATCTTCTTTTTTAAAGAAATTTAGATTGCTACAAGAACAGTTCGCACCATTGATCAAAACGCT
Above is a window of Bacteroides helcogenes P 36-108 DNA encoding:
- a CDS encoding MATE family efflux transporter, whose product is MTGQKTPTALGTDSIGKLLMQYAVPAIIAMTASSLYNMVDSIFIGHGVGTMAISGLALTFPLMNLAAAFGSLVGVGASTLISVKLGQKDYDTAQRVLGNVFVLNILLGVAFTVIVLAFLDPILFFFGGSDQTIGYARDYMQIILLGNAVTHLYLGLNAVLRSSGHPQKAMYATIATVVVNTILDPVFIYGFGWGIRGAAIATIVAQVISLIWQFKLFSDKDELLHFHRGIFRLKRKIVFDSLAIGMSPFLMNLAACFIVILINQGLKKYGGDLAIGAFGIVNRLVFIVVMIVMGLNQGMQPIAGYNFGAKRYDRVNRVLKLTIIYATAVTTLGFLIGMLMPDLVVSVFTSDEELIEISAKGLRIVVMFFPIIGFQMVTSNFFQSIGMAGKAIFLSLTRQMLILLPCLLILPQFFGVEGVWYSMPVSDVLASLIALVMLWVQFRKFRVMPQ
- the lysS gene encoding lysine--tRNA ligase: MNVLELSEQEIIRRNSMNELRAMGIEPYPAAEYVTNAFSTDIKTEFKDDEEPRQVSVAGRMMSRRVMGKASFIELQDSKGRIQVYITRDDICSEEDKEMYNTVFKRLLDLGDFIGIEGFVFRTQMGEISIHAKKLTVLAKSLKPLPIVKYKDGVAYDSFEDPELRYRQRYVDLIVNDGVKETFLKRSTIIKTLRAALDEAGYTEVETPILQSIAGGASARPFTTHHNSLDIDLYLRIATELYLKRLIVGGFEGVYEIGKNFRNEGMDKNHNPEFTCMELYVQYKDYNWMMSFTEKLLERICIAVNGCPETEIDGKTISFKAPYRRLPILEAIREKTGYDLEGKNEDEIRQVCKALKMEIDDTMGKGKLIDEIFGEFCEGTFIQPTFITDYPVEMSPLTKMHRSKPGLTERFELMVNGKELANAYSELNDPIDQEERFKDQLKLSEKGDDEAMFIDQDFLKALQYGMPPTSGIGIGIDRLTMLMTGKAFIQEVLFFPQMRPEKVTPKDTPAKFMELGIPETWIPVIQKAGYNLVSDMKDVNPQKLHMDICDINKKYKLELTAPTVNEVANWISSIKN
- a CDS encoding NAD(P)H-dependent glycerol-3-phosphate dehydrogenase gives rise to the protein MKLPGKIAIMGGGSWATAIAKMVLSQADSINWYMRRDDRISDFKRLGHNPAYLTAVKFDIKRINFNSNINDVVKESDTLIFVTPSPYLKVHLKKLKTKIKDKFIITAIKGIVPDDNLIVSEYFTKEYGVPAENIAVLAGPCHAEEVALERLSYLTIACPDTDKACTIARQLASSFIKTSVSNDVAGIEYSSVLKNVYAIAAGICSGLKYGDNFQAVLMSNAVQEMNRFLQTVHPLDRNVNDSVYLGDLLVTGYSNFSRNRTFGTMIGKGYSVKSAQIEMEMIAEGYYGTKCIKEINKHYHVNMPIVDAVYNILYERISPMIEIKLLTDSFR
- a CDS encoding glucose-6-phosphate isomerase, with the protein product MISLNIEKTFGFISKENVFAYEAQVKAAQEALEKGTGKGNDFLGWLHLPSSITKEHLADLKATAQTLRDNCEVVVVAGIGGSYLGARAVIEALSNSFTWLQDKKTAPVILYAGHNIGEDYLYELTEYLKDKKFGVINISKSGTTTETALAFRLLKKQCEDQRGKDTAKRVIVAITDAKKGAARVTADNEGYKSFIIPDNVGGRFSVLTPVGLLPIAVAGFDIEKLVAGAASMEKACGQDIPFAENPAAIYAATRNELYKNGKKIEILVNFNPKLHYVSEWWKQLYGESEGKENKGIFPAAVDFSTDLHSMGQWIQEGERSIYETVISVEKTQHSLQVPSDGANLDGLNFLAGKHVDEVNKMAELGTQLAHVDGGVPNMRIVIPALNEESIGSLLYFFEKACGISGYILGVNPFNQPGVEAYKKNMFALLNKPGYEAESKAIQARL
- a CDS encoding HAD-IA family hydrolase, whose protein sequence is MFEESIARYLEKHGHSNIRLKAVLFDMDGVLFNSMPYHADAWHKVMEHHGLHLSREEAYMHEGRTGAATINIVYQRQYGKDATPEMIESIYAEKSAEFNKHSEPERMTGSWEVLQKIKEAGLIPVLVTGSGQHSLLERLAHNFPGMFQRERMVTAFDVKYGKPHPEPYLLGLERVGVKANEAIVVENAPIGVQAGVAAGIFTVAVNTGPLDKQVLLDAGADLLFSSMQDFCDNWEKLHGKLNRLHTPLPY
- the asnA gene encoding aspartate--ammonia ligase, giving the protein MSYLIKPEGYKPLLDLKQTELGIKQIKEFFQLNLSSELRLRRVTAPLFVLKGMGINDDLNGVERAVSFPIKDLGDAQAEVVHSLAKWKRLTLAEYHIEPGYGIYTDMNAIRADEELGNLHSLYVDQWDWERVITAQDRNVEFLKEIVTRIYAAMVRTEYMVYEMYPQIRPCLPQKLHFIHAEELRQLYPGLEPKCREHAIAKKFGAVFIIGIGCKLSDGKKHDGRAPDYDDYTTSGLNGLPGLNGDLLLWDHVLQRSIELSSMGIRVDKAALLRQLKEEDEEKRLELYFHKRLMNDTLPLSIGGGIGQSRLCMFYLRKAHIGEIQASIWPEDMRQECKAHDIHLI
- a CDS encoding uracil-DNA glycosylase, coding for MNVQIEESWKAHLQPEFEKEYFSTLTEFVREEYKHGPVYPPGRLIFNAFNLCPFDKVKVVIIGQDPYHGPGQAHGLCFSVNDGVSFPPSLVNIFKEIKNDIGTDAPNTGNLTRWAEQGVLLLNATLTVRAHQAGSHQNRGWEAFTDAAIRTLAEEKEHLVFILWGAYAQRKGAFIDRSKHLVLASAHPSPLSAYNGFFGNKHFSKTNEYLKEHGEKEIVW
- a CDS encoding putative LPS assembly protein LptD, which encodes MTPLKANTFISFMLLFVLLLLSGRAVSQRRGRRITPPVSQVADSLQKRDTLPEDQVRRDTLPAVAPKKQALDAPVTYEATDSIVFTQGGIANLYGQGKVAYPGSDLNADVISMDMDNSTVFAHGVADSLGAVKGRPVFKDGDTSYETDTIRYNFKSKKGIISNVVSQQGEGYVTGNNAKKGSNDELYMKSGRYTTCDHHDHPHFYMQMTYAKVRPKKNVVTGPAYLVVEDVPLPLAVPFFFFPFSSSYQSGFLMPTYMDDSNRGFGLTDGGYYFAISDKMDLKLRADIFTKGSWALNAESNYVRRYKYSGLLQASYQVTKTGDKGLPDYSVAKDFKVVWSHRQDAKASPNSTFSASVNFATSSYERTNIGNLYNAQAMSQNTKTSSVSYSRNFPDQKLSISASGNIAQNMKDSSIAVTLPDLNISLSTLFPFKRKHPVGDEKWYEKISIRYTGRMKNSIRTKDDRLFKSNLIRDWENGMQHDIPISATFTLFKHFNLTPSVSYTERWYTRKIAQDWDMASQAVVKDTIYGFHRVYNYNASLGINTKIYGMYKPLFLPKKAIQIRHVITPSVSISAAPDFTSSHYGYYDTYIKETTAGVRDTVRYSFYDGQPFGVPSGGKQGSINFSISNNLEMKYKDKNDSIRKVSLIDELGASISYNMAAQTRPWSDLSLNLRLKLGKNYTFSMASTFATYAYEFDKNGEVYVGNRTEWSYGRFGRWSGYGTSFSYTLNNDTFKKLFGKNDGKDDKKKTNSEEGDEAVDDENAGGGLPEKKTKKATADADGYQAFNMPWSVSLSTGFNITEDQSKPINRESMRYPYKVSLNALNINGNIKLTNKWAVNFNSGYDFNAKKITNTVFNITRDLHCFTMTASLAPFGNYRYYNFTIRATAQILQDLKWEQRSQTQTNIQWY